One Candidatus Bathyarchaeota archaeon genomic region harbors:
- a CDS encoding dehydrogenase E1 component subunit alpha/beta: protein MYRGMLRIRRFESAVYRLFLQGAIPGTVHLYAGEEAVAVGVCSNLRDNDYILSTHRGHGHYIAKGCDLKRLMAELYGRVGGCCKGKGGSMHVGEFSKGMLPAIAIVGANVPVGAGVALSFKMRDTDQVAACFFGDGAVNQGMWHEGVNLAAVWDLPLILVCENNFYAASTHISKSLRIERVSDRASAYGIKGVTVDGNDVLAVYEAAGEAVERARNGEGPTLIECLTYRHGGHSRGDPATYRPKDEVEEWLKRDPIPRFKARLIEWGVLKPEEAEQMESEVEDEIRRAVEFAEASPWPRPEVALEDTYPASPMNVEEPGESRERTLTIGEAIREALREEMRRDERVFLIGEDIGVKGGFGGPFGVTLGLSDEFGPERVRDTPVSESAIVGAAVGAAVMGLKPIAEVQYGDFAFCAMDQIVNEAAKLRYMSGGQVKVPMVLRVPTGATGRGAQHAQSPEAFFLHVPELKVAAPSTPYDAKGLLKTAIRSEDGPVIFFEHKLLYGSKGYRSEKAAIQVTGPVPEGDYLIPFGKARIRREGGDVTIICKLLMVYKSLAAAERLSREGIEAEVIDPRTLIPFDKDTLLESLKKTGRLVIVEEDNRTNGWGAEVAATIAEEAMDYLDAPIRRVSALDLPIPATPPLERFVIPDEEKIIKAVKEIT from the coding sequence ATGTATCGGGGGATGCTCAGGATTAGGCGCTTCGAGAGCGCCGTGTACAGGCTTTTCCTTCAGGGCGCCATACCTGGCACCGTGCACCTCTACGCCGGGGAGGAGGCTGTAGCCGTGGGGGTGTGCAGCAACCTTAGGGATAACGATTACATCCTGAGCACCCATAGGGGGCACGGCCACTACATCGCTAAGGGCTGCGATCTGAAGAGGCTCATGGCCGAGCTCTACGGCAGGGTTGGGGGATGCTGCAAGGGGAAGGGAGGATCCATGCACGTCGGGGAGTTCTCCAAGGGGATGCTCCCGGCTATAGCCATAGTGGGAGCCAACGTACCTGTTGGAGCCGGCGTCGCCTTATCCTTCAAGATGAGGGACACGGATCAGGTGGCCGCCTGCTTCTTCGGCGACGGAGCCGTAAACCAGGGTATGTGGCATGAAGGAGTCAACCTAGCTGCGGTCTGGGACCTCCCCTTAATACTGGTCTGCGAGAATAACTTCTACGCCGCCTCAACCCACATCTCCAAGAGCCTAAGGATCGAGAGGGTCAGCGATAGGGCATCAGCCTATGGGATAAAGGGGGTGACCGTGGACGGCAACGACGTCCTAGCCGTCTACGAGGCGGCTGGGGAGGCGGTTGAAAGGGCCAGGAACGGAGAGGGCCCAACCCTGATAGAATGCCTAACCTATAGGCATGGAGGGCACTCCAGGGGGGACCCCGCCACCTATAGGCCGAAGGATGAGGTGGAGGAGTGGCTTAAGAGGGATCCGATACCCAGGTTCAAGGCTAGGCTCATAGAATGGGGGGTGTTAAAGCCCGAGGAGGCCGAACAAATGGAGAGCGAGGTTGAGGATGAGATAAGGAGGGCTGTAGAGTTCGCGGAGGCGAGCCCTTGGCCCAGACCCGAAGTAGCCCTGGAGGATACTTATCCGGCGTCGCCCATGAATGTGGAGGAGCCCGGGGAATCCAGGGAGAGGACGCTTACGATAGGCGAGGCCATAAGGGAAGCCTTGAGGGAGGAGATGAGGCGGGATGAGAGGGTGTTCCTGATAGGCGAGGACATAGGCGTTAAGGGGGGGTTCGGCGGGCCCTTCGGCGTAACACTTGGATTATCCGATGAGTTCGGCCCTGAGAGGGTCAGGGACACGCCCGTCTCGGAGTCCGCCATAGTGGGGGCGGCCGTGGGGGCAGCCGTCATGGGATTAAAGCCTATAGCCGAGGTTCAGTATGGGGACTTCGCCTTCTGCGCCATGGACCAGATAGTCAACGAGGCCGCCAAGCTGAGATACATGTCAGGAGGCCAAGTCAAGGTTCCGATGGTCCTAAGGGTGCCCACCGGAGCCACTGGGAGAGGAGCTCAACACGCCCAGAGCCCCGAGGCCTTCTTCCTCCACGTCCCGGAGCTCAAGGTCGCGGCCCCATCCACACCATACGACGCTAAAGGCCTATTGAAGACCGCTATAAGGTCGGAGGATGGCCCAGTAATATTCTTCGAGCATAAACTCCTCTATGGGAGCAAGGGGTATCGGTCGGAGAAGGCGGCCATACAGGTCACCGGCCCAGTCCCCGAAGGGGACTACCTCATACCCTTCGGCAAAGCCAGGATCCGGAGGGAAGGGGGAGACGTCACGATAATATGTAAGCTCCTCATGGTTTATAAGTCCCTGGCGGCCGCAGAGCGGCTCTCGAGAGAAGGCATAGAGGCCGAGGTGATAGATCCCAGGACCCTCATACCATTCGATAAAGATACTTTGCTGGAATCCCTAAAGAAGACGGGGAGGCTGGTCATAGTGGAGGAGGACAATAGAACCAACGGCTGGGGAGCCGAGGTGGCGGCCACCATAGCGGAGGAGGCCATGGACTACTTGGACGCCCCTATAAGGAGGGTCTCAGCCCTCGACCTACCGATCCCGGCGACGCCTCCCCTGGAGAGATTCGTCATACCAGACGAGGAGAAAATAATAAAAGCCGTGAAGGAGATAACGTAG
- a CDS encoding ribulose 1,5-bisphosphate carboxylase, translated as MEFEDSLYASFEGLDPDRFIFALYYIETNGLLSRAAEEIAVSQSTGTWVPLKYETEEVKRYRARIVRLERHRGSDREGYAEIAYPVDNVNPRVGGIPELLVTVAGCAFEPADFTALRLIDVRVPRGFAQEFPGPRFGIAGLRELIGGDAGDRPLIGTPVKPCVGLTPDVVAEICYEAAMGGIDFIKDDELNVSPKYCPIEERVPKVMEALDRAKEETGKRVLYAPCITTRVDEIVGLAEKVVEWGANALFLNVVSTSFSAVQAVAEDPSVRVPIHVHKGIADAWTRNPSFGIDFQVLCKLARLSGGDSMHVGGVGGGYIRVEPYEILKSCRALRGPYHGFKPTLPGIGGGIHPGNLKAAMDLLGNDIIFLVGGGIHGHPDGPRAGVKALRQAIDAHLAGTPIEEKARQHPELARAIERWGLR; from the coding sequence ATGGAGTTTGAGGATTCCCTCTACGCCAGTTTTGAAGGGTTAGATCCCGACCGCTTCATCTTCGCCCTATATTACATTGAGACCAATGGGCTCCTCAGCAGGGCCGCCGAGGAGATAGCTGTGAGCCAGTCGACGGGCACATGGGTCCCGTTGAAATATGAGACCGAGGAGGTTAAGAGGTATAGGGCTAGGATAGTCCGTTTGGAGAGGCATAGGGGCAGCGACAGGGAGGGCTACGCCGAGATAGCATATCCTGTGGACAATGTTAACCCCAGGGTGGGCGGCATACCCGAGCTCCTGGTAACCGTGGCGGGGTGCGCCTTCGAGCCCGCTGATTTCACCGCTCTAAGGCTCATAGATGTCCGGGTTCCGAGGGGCTTCGCTCAGGAGTTCCCGGGCCCCCGATTTGGGATCGCGGGGTTGAGGGAGCTCATAGGGGGCGACGCCGGAGATAGGCCTCTGATCGGTACGCCCGTGAAGCCCTGCGTAGGCCTCACGCCCGACGTGGTGGCTGAGATCTGCTATGAGGCGGCCATGGGAGGCATAGACTTCATAAAGGATGACGAGTTGAACGTGAGCCCCAAGTACTGTCCCATCGAGGAGAGGGTTCCTAAGGTTATGGAGGCCCTGGACAGGGCCAAGGAGGAGACCGGTAAGAGGGTGCTCTACGCCCCCTGCATAACGACGAGGGTGGATGAGATAGTTGGGCTCGCAGAGAAGGTCGTGGAGTGGGGGGCTAACGCGTTGTTCCTCAACGTCGTATCCACGAGCTTCTCAGCCGTCCAGGCAGTGGCGGAGGATCCCTCGGTCAGGGTTCCCATCCACGTCCATAAGGGCATAGCCGACGCCTGGACGAGGAACCCCAGCTTCGGGATAGACTTCCAAGTCCTATGCAAGCTAGCTAGGCTCTCGGGAGGGGACAGCATGCACGTAGGGGGGGTAGGCGGAGGCTATATAAGGGTGGAGCCGTACGAGATCCTGAAGAGCTGCAGGGCCCTGAGGGGTCCATACCATGGGTTCAAGCCCACCCTGCCCGGGATAGGGGGAGGAATACATCCCGGAAACCTCAAGGCCGCCATGGACCTCCTAGGCAACGACATAATATTCCTTGTAGGGGGAGGGATCCACGGCCACCCGGACGGCCCAAGGGCCGGCGTGAAGGCCCTGAGGCAGGCGATAGACGCGCATCTAGCAGGGACGCCCATAGAGGAGAAGGCGAGGCAGCACCCGGAACTGGCGAGGGCCATAGAGAGATGGGGACTACGGTGA